Proteins from one Osmerus mordax isolate fOsmMor3 chromosome 21, fOsmMor3.pri, whole genome shotgun sequence genomic window:
- the prokr1a gene encoding prokineticin receptor 1a, producing MGESNNDSLQMTRLVGQDLTGNSDSFLDIYDMDYGIPMEEIPDTTKGQAFFVATIVIAAVLVCIILVCGIGNCLFIANLARYKKLRNLTNLLIANLAISDMLVAVVFCPFLLDYYVVKQLSWDHGYLLCASTNYLRTVSLYVSTNALLAIAVDRYMAIVHPLRPRMKHHTAYCLILVVWVVPIIISIPSAYFTSEMTYPSSRNHKIFCAQIWPVDQQFYYRCYFLFIFVLEFAGPLAVMAMCYVQISRVLWFESLPGFQTEQMRLRLQSRRRAVVVLIVALVAFMVCWSPYYVFAMLRDFHPTFISRNRNSLVAFYIIECIAMSNGIINTLCFVSVRDNGKGLKQVKQKLHLRLLSPVVNKTVVDGEMYAHLPFMRRSYRENMPETGNEKV from the exons ATGGGTGAATCTAACAACGACAGTCTCCAAATGACACGTCTGGTTGGCCAAGACCTGACAGGGAACTCAGACTCTTTTTTGGACATTTATGATATGGACTACGGTATTCCCATGGAAGAGATACCTGACACGACTAAAGGTCAAGCCTTTTTTGTTGCCACCATTGTTATTGCTGCAGTTCTAGTTTGTATCATTTTGGTGTGCGGTATTGGCAACTGTCTTTTTATTGCCAATTTGGCGCGCTACAAAAAACTGCGTAATCTCACCAACCTGCTCATTGCCAATTTGGCAATATCGGATATGCTGGTGGCGGTAGTTTTCTGCCCATTTCTGTTGGATTACTACGTGGTGAAGCAGCTTTCTTGGGACCATGGGTACTTGCTCTGCGCCTCCACCAACTATTTACGCAcggtgtctctgtatgtgtctaCCAACGCGCTGCTGGCCATAGCTGTTGACAG GTACATGGCTATAGTACACCCTTTAAGGCCCCGCATGAAACACCATACAGCCTACTGTCTGATCTTAGTAGTGTGGGTAGTCCCAATCATCATCTCTATACCCTCTGCCTACTTCACCTCGGAGATGACGTACCCCAGCAGCCGAAACCACAAGATATTCTGCGCACAGATCTGGCCCGTGGACCAGCAGTTCTACTATCGCTGCTACTTCCTTTTCATCTTCGTCCTTGAGTTTGCCGGGCCATTGGCGGTCATGGCCATGTGTTACGTCCAGATCTCCCGGGTGCTCTGGTTCGAGAGCTTGCCGGGTTTCCAGACGGAGCAGATGCGCTTGAGGCTCCAGAGCCGTCGGAGGGCGGTGGTGGTGTTGATCGTGGCCCTGGTGGCATTCATGGTTTGCTGGTCACCTTACTACGTCTTTGCCATGCTTCGTGACTTCCACCCCACCTTCATCTCCCGTAACAGGAACTCGCTGGTGGCCTTTTACATCATCGAGTGCATTGCCATGAGCAATGGGATCATCAACACATTGTGTTTTGTCAGCGTTCGGGACAATGGTAAAGGCTTGAAGCAGGTGAAGCAGAAATTGCACTTGAGGTTGTTGTCTCCTGTAGTGAACAAGACTGTGGTAGATGGGGAGATGTACGCACATCTTCCCTTCATGAGACGCAGTTACAGAGAGAACATGCCTGAGACAGGAAACGAAAAAGTATGA
- the snrpb2 gene encoding U2 small nuclear ribonucleoprotein B'' gives MDIRPNHTIYINNVNDKIKKDELKRSLYALFSQFGQIVDIVAMKTIKMRGQAFVVFKELAASTNALRQLQGFPFYNKPMRIQYAKTDSEVISKMRGTYSDKEKKKEKKKKAQEQVANVTKKPALGSNTQPNTQVTTQVPDNPPNYILFLNNLPEETNEMMLSMLFNQFPGFKEVRLVPGKHDISFVEFESEAQAGVAKDALQGFRITATCAMKITYSKK, from the exons ATGGATATAAGACCCAACCACACCATTTACATCAACAATGTAAATGATAAAATTAAGAAAGATG AACTGAAGCGCTCACTCTATGCCCTATTCTCCCAGTTTGGGCAAATTGTGGACATTGTCGCTATGAAAACAATAAAGATGCGAGGACAGGCGTTTGTTGTTTTTAAAGAGCTTGCTGCGTCTACAAATGCTCTCAGGCAACTTCAGGGTTTCCCTTTCTACAATAAGCCCATG CGCATACAGTATGCCAAAACAGACTCAGAGGTCATCTCCAAAATGAGAGGCACTTACAGCgacaaagagaagaaaaaggagaagaaaaagaaggctCAAGAGCAAGTTGCCAACGTAACAAAGAAGCCAGCACTG GGATCTAATACACAGCCTAACACACAAGTAACCACACAG GTTCCAGACAATCCACCCAACTACATTTTATTCCTCAACAACCTGCCTGAAGAAACAAATGAAATGATGCTGTCTATGTTGTTTAATCA GTTCCCTGGTTTTAAAGAGGTACGACTTGTTCCTGGCAAACACGACATCTCCTTTGTTGAATTTGAAAGCGAAGCTCAGGCAGGCGTTGCCAAGGATGCATTACAAGGcttcagaattacagccacttgCGCCATGAAGATAACTTATTCTAAGAAGTAG